A region of Arabidopsis thaliana chromosome 5, partial sequence DNA encodes the following proteins:
- a CDS encoding Interleukin-1 receptor-associated kinase 4 protein (Interleukin-1 receptor-associated kinase 4 protein; BEST Arabidopsis thaliana protein match is: Leucine-rich repeat protein kinase family protein (TAIR:AT5G59680.1); Has 30201 Blast hits to 17322 proteins in 780 species: Archae - 12; Bacteria - 1396; Metazoa - 17338; Fungi - 3422; Plants - 5037; Viruses - 0; Other Eukaryotes - 2996 (source: NCBI BLink).) produces the protein MEWSSSNVNNQYYLYGHFAEIQELQTNDTREFNMFWNRQVIADPLIPPKFTIYTIFSQSPSTCEGGKCSFQLRRTNRSTLPPLLNAFEVYTVIQFPQIETNENDVVAVQNIKTTYEISRNSWQGDPCVPRQFMWEGLNCSDTDMSTRPRITSL, from the exons ATGGAATGGAGTTCGAGTAATGTCAATAACCAATATTACTTGTATGGACATTTTGCTGAGATCCAAGAGTTGCAGACCAACGATACAAGGGAATTTAACATGTTTTGGAATAGACAAGTCATCGCCGACCCTTTAATACCTCCAAAATTCACTATTTATACTATCTTTAGCCAGTCACCAAGTACTTGTGAAGGAGGAAAATGCAGTTTTCAGCTGAGAAGAACCAACAGATCAACTCTTCCACCTTTGCTTAACGCTTTTGAGGTCTACACAGTTATCCAGTTTCCGCAGATCgaaacaaatgaaaacgaCG TGGTTGCTgtccaaaacatcaaaaccacCTATGAAATTAGTAGAAATAGCTGGCAAGGAGATCCATGTGTCCCTCGGCAGTTTATGTGGGAGGGATTAAACTGCAGTGACACTGATATGTCTACACGACCAAGAATCACTTCTTTGTAA
- a CDS encoding Leucine-rich repeat protein kinase family protein: MDSPCWLLLLLLGAFAIIGCVQAQDQQEFISLDCGLPMTEPSSYTESVTGLRFSSDAEFIQTGESGKIQASMENDYLKPYTRLRYFPEERRNCYSLSVDKNRKYLIRARFIYGNYDGRNSNPIFELHLGPNLWATIDLQKFVNGTMEEILHTPTSNSLNVCLVKTGTTTPLISALELRPLGNNSYLTDGSLNLFVRIYLNKTDGFLRYPDDIYDRRWHNYFMVDDWTQIFTTLEVTNDNNYEPPKKALAAAATPSNASAPLTISWPPDNPGDQYYLYSHFSEIQDLQTNDTREFDILWDGAVVEEGFIPPKLGVTTIHNLSPVTCKGENCIYQLIKTSRSTLPSLLNALEIYTVIQFPRNQLHLLILTSLSSTSVVAVKNIEAAYKLSRIRWQGDPCVPQKYAWDGLNCSNNTDVSKPPRVLSLNLSSSGLTGIIAAAIQNLTHLEKLDLSNNTLTGVVPEFLAQMKSLVIINLSGNNLSGPLPQGLRREGLELLVQGNPRLCLSGSCTEKNSKKKFPVVIVASVASVAIIVAVLVIIFVLSKKKSSTVGALQPPLSMPMVHDNSPEPSIETKKRRFTYSEVIKMTNNFQRVVGEGGFGVVCHGTINGSEQVAVKVLSQSSSQGYKHFKAEVDLLLRVHHTNLVSLVGYCDERDHLALIYEFLPKGDLRQHLSGKSGGSFINWGNRLRIALEAALGLEYLHSGCTPPIVHRDIKTTNILLDEQLKAKLADFGLSRSFPIGGETHISTVVAGTPGYLDPEYYQTTRLGEKSDVYSFGIVLLEIITNQPVIDQSRSKSHISQWVGFELTRGDITKIMDPNLNGDYESRSVWRVLELAMSCANPSSVNRPNMSQVANELKECLVSENLRENMNMDSQNSLKVSMSFDTELFPRAR; this comes from the exons ATGGATAGTCCTTGTTGGCTTTTGCTGCTGCTATTAGGAGCTTTTGCCATTATTGGTTGTGTTCAAGCTCAGGATCAACAAG AGTTTATCAGTTTGGATTGCGGGTTACCCATGACTGAACCGTCTTCTTATACTGAGTCAGTAACCGGACTACGGTTCTCGTCTGATGCTGAATTCATCCAGACTGGTGAAAGTGGTAAAATCCAGGCGAGTATGGAGAATGACTACCTTAAGCCGTACACGAGGCTGAGGTATTTTCCAGAGGAGAGAAGGAACTGCTATAGTTTGAGTGTTGACAAGAACAGGAAATATTTGATCAGGGCTAGGTTCATTTATGGGAATTACGATGGTCGTAACTCTAACCCGATATTTGAACTGCATCTAGGACCTAATCTGTGGGCAACTATAGATTTGCAAAAGTTTGTGAATGGTACAATGGAGGAGATCCTTCACACTCCAACATCAAACTCTTTGAACGTTTGTCTTGTTAAGACAGGGACAACTACACCCTTGATCTCAGCCTTGGAATTACGGCCATTAGGAAATAATTCTTATCTCACAGATGGTTCTTTGAATCTTTTCGTTCGGATATATCTCAACAAGACAGATGGCTTTCTTCg GTACCCGGATGATATTTATGATCGCAGATGGCATAATTACTTTATGGTGGATGATTGGACCCAAATTTTCACCACTCTCGAAGTGACCAATGATAACAATTATGAACCACCAAAAAAGGCTCTTGCAGCGGCTGCCACGCCTTCTAATGCCAGCGCGCCATTGACAATCAGTTGGCCACCAGACAATCCTGGTGACCAATATTACTTGTACAGCCACTTCTCTGAGATACAAGATTTACAGACCAATGATACCAGAGAATTTGACATATTATGGGATGGAGctgttgttgaagaaggttTCATCCCTCCAAAGTTAGGGGTGACTACTATCCATAATCTTTCTCCAGTGACATGCAAAGGAGAAAATTGCATTTACCAGCTAATAAAAACCTCGAGGTCAACTCTTCCTTCTCTACTTAACGCTCTTGAAATCTACACAGTTATCCAATTTCCACG AAATCAACTTCACCTGCTAATTCTCACATCCTTGAGCTCTACATCAGTGGTTGCTGTTAAAAATATCGAAGCTGCCTATAAATTGAGTAGAATCAGGTGGCAAGGAGATCCTTGCGTCCCTCAAAAGTATGCGTGGGATGGTTTGAACTGTAGCAACAACACAGATGTTTCTAAACCTCCAAGAGTATTATCCTT AAATTTGTCTTCGAGCGGTTTAACTGGAATCATTGCGGCCGCAATTCAAAACCTTACACATTTAGAAAAACT GGACTTGTCAAATAACACACTAACTGGAGTGGTGCCGGAATTTCTAGCCCAGATGAAATCGTTGGTGATCAT AAACTTAAGCGGCAACAATCTTAGTGGTCCCCTTCCTCAAGGTCTTCGAAGAGAGGGACTAGAATTACT AGTTCAAGGCAACCCAAGGCTTTGTCTCTCTGGTTCCTGCACAGAAAAAAACTCGAAGAAGAAATTCCCGGTGGTGATTGTTGCATCAGTTGCTTCTGTGGCCATAATTGTTGCTGtgttggttattatttttgttctcaGTAAGAAAAAGTCATCTACTGTGGGAG CTCTACAACCTCCACTGAGTATGCCAATGGTTCATGATAATTCACCTGAACCATCAATCGAGACGAAAAAGAGAAGGTTTACTTATTCAGAGGTTATCAAAATGACGAATAATTTTCAAAGAGTTGTAGGGGAAGGAGGATTCGGTGTTGTTTGTCATGGTACTATAAATGGTTCTGAACAGGTGGCTGTTAAAGTTCTCTCTCAATCATCAAGTCAAGGATATAAGCATTTTAAGGCAGAG GTTGATCTTCTTCTACGAGTTCACCATACAAATTTGGTGAGTCTTGTTGGATATTGCGATGAAAGAGATCACTTGGCTCTCATCTATGAGTTTTTGCCCAAGGGAGACTTAAGACAACATCTATCTG GAAAAAGCGGTGGGTCCTTTATCAACTGGGGTAATCGTCTACGAATAGCTCTGGAGGCTGCACTAG GATTGGAATATCTACATTCTGGATGCACACCACCAATTGTACATAGAGATATAAAAACGACAAACATATTGCTGGACGAACAGTTAAAGGCCAAGCTTGCCGATTTCGGCCTTTCGAGATCTTTCCCTATTGGAGGTGAAACACATATTTCAACTGTGGTTGCTGGTACTCCTGGATACCTTGATCCTGA ATATTACCAGACAACTCGACTGGGTGAGAAGAGCGATGTGTACAGCTTCGGAATTGTGTTATTGGAGATTATCACAAACCAACCTGTGATTGACCAGTCCCGTTCAAAGTCTCACATATCACAATGGGTTGGATTTGAGCTTACCCGAGGAGATATTACTAAGATCATGGATCCAAACCTGAACGGGGATTACGAATCTCGTTCTGTATGGAGAGTTCTTGAACTGGCAATGTCGTGTGCGAATCCTTCTTCTGTGAACCGACCAAACATGTCCCAAGTTGCTAATGAACTGAAAGAATGTCTTGTTTCTGAAAACTTGAGGGAAAATATGAATATGGACTCTCAGAATTCTCTTAAAGTGAGCATGAGCTTTGACACAGAGTTGTTTCCGAGGGCAAGGTAG
- a CDS encoding Leucine-rich repeat protein kinase family protein — protein sequence MVFLIFPWKVREDDYMKNSLGLLFLLVSIIHIVRAQDQQGFISLDCGLPANELSPYEESFTGLRFSSDEKFIRSGKNGRIRENPQGYAKPFVYGNYDGFDLKPKFDLYLGPNLWATVDLQTEVNDWGNYTANIGFGIMGNGSYITKSGSLNLLSRTYLSKSGSDLRYMKDVYDRTWVSYGASFRTGWTQIYTALEVNNSNNYAPPKDALRNAATPTNASAPLTIEWPSGSPSQEVPGTNITFFSDPIIPKKLDITSVQSVTPKTCQEGKCSLQLTRTNRSTLPPLLNALEIYAVIQFPQSETNEIDVIAIKKIEAMYESSRINWQGDPCVPQHFIWDGLNCSNTDISTPPRITSLNLSSSGLTGNIAAAIQNLTQLEKLDLSNNNLTGGVPEFLGNMKSLSFINLSGNNLSGSIPQTLQKKRLELFVEGNPRLCLSDSCRKPPKKKIHVAIVASVASAAIVVAVLILFLILRKRKSTIVQGQHLPPSTSTVDVTFANKKSKRFTYLEVIKMTNNFQRVLGKGGFGMVYHGTVKGSDQVAVKVLSQSSTQGYKQFKAEALIYEFLPNGDLKQHLSGKGGKSIINWSIRLQIALNAALGLEYLHIGCIPPMVHRDVKTANILLDENFKAKLADFGLSRSFQVRGESYDSTFVAGTPGYLDPEYYPTSRLAAKSDVYSYGIVLLEMITNQPVISEKYHITEWVGSKLNRGDIIEIMDPNLGGVYDSNSAWRALELAMSCADPSSSKRPTMSQVINELKECLVCENSRMSKTRGMEYQEMNISLDTSVVPGARYPMGQTSVCEWRQFLNANQSSIAGEKVSPPGTADDEEALFFSLDGIFRRRKPPEIIILSRRLAEAC from the exons AtggttttcttgatttttccttGGAAGGTTAGAGAAGATGATTATATGAAGAATTCTCTTGGCCTTTTGTTCCTGCTAGTCTCCATCATTCATATTGTTCGAGCTCAAGACCAACAAG GATTCATCAGTTTGGATTGCGGACTCCCTGCGAATGAACTGTCTCCTTATGAAGAGAGTTTCACTGGACTGCGGTTCTCTTCGGATGAAAAGTTCATACGTAGTGGAAAAAACGGTCGAATCCGAGAAAATCCTCAGGGATACGCTAAGCC GTTTGTATATGGAAATTATGATGGTTTTGACCTTAAGCCAAAGTTTGATCTGTATCTTGGACCTAATCTATGGGCCACGGTGGATTTGCAAACAGAAGTTAATG ACTGGGGAAACTATACCGCTAATATCGGCTTTGGAATTATGGGAAATGGTTCTTATATCACTAAGTCTGGTTCCTTGAATCTTTTATCACGAACATATCTTAGCAAGTCAGGATCTGATCTACG CTACATGAAAGATGTATATGATCGCACATGGGTATCATATGGAGCCAGTTTTCGGACGGGATGGACCCAGATTTATACCGCTCTTGAAGTGAACAATTCCAACAATTATGCTCCACCGAAAGATGCGCTAAGAAATGCTGCCACACCGACTAATGCCAGTGCACCATTGACGATTGAATGGCCTTCAGGAAGTCCCAGTCAGGAAGTCCCAGGGACCAATATTACTT TTTTTTCTGACCCTATCATTCCTAAGAAACTTGACATAACTAGTGTCCAAAGTGTGACCCCAAAAACTTGCCAAGAAGGGAAATGTAGTTTGCAGCTAACAAGAACCAACCGATCAACTCTTCCACCTCTACTTAACGCTTTGGAAATCTATGCAGTCATCCAGTTCCCGCAATCcgaaacaaatgaaattgaCG TGATTGCTATAAAAAAGATTGAAGCCATGTACGAATCGAGTAGAATCAACTGGCAAGGCGATCCATGTGTCCCTCAACATTTTATCTGGGATGGTTTAAATTGCAGCAATACGGATATCTCCACACCACCAAGAATTACTTCTTT AAACTTGTCTTCAAGTGGTTTAACTGGAAACATAGCTGCTGCCATTCAAAACCTTACGCAACTAGAAAAACT GGACTTGTCGAATAACAACTTGACTGGAGGGGTGCCGGAGTTTCTAGGCAACATGAAATCGTTGTCCTTCAT AAATTTAAGTGGGAACAATCTTAGTGGTTCAATACCTCAAACTCTTCAAAAGAAGAGACTAGAACTATT TGTTGAAGGAAACCCAAGGCTCTGTCTCTCTGATTCATGTAGGAAACCACCTAAGAAGAAAATTCATGTGGCAATTGTTGCATCAGTTGCTTCTGCTGCCATTGTCGTTGCTGtattgattctttttcttatactcaGAAAGAGAAAGTCAACTATTGTACAAG GTCAACACCTGCCACCGAGCACATCAACTGTAGATGTTACATTTGCTAATAAGAAAAGCAAAAGGTTCACATATTTAGAGGTCATCAAAATGACAAACAACTTCCAAAGAGTCTTAGGTAAAGGAGGGTTCGGCATGGTGTATCATGGTACTGTAAAGGGTTCTGATCAGGTGGCCGTTAAAGTACTCTCTCAATCGTCAACTCAAGGGTATAAACAATTCAAAGCAGAG GCCCTTATCTATGAGTTTCTTCCCAATGGAGACCTAAAACAACATTTGTCAG GAAAAGGAGGTAAATCCATCATCAACTGGAGTATTCGTCTACAAATAGCCTTGAACGCAGCACTAG GATTGGAGTACTTACATATTGGATGCATACCGCCAATGGTTCATAGAGATGTCAAAACTGCCAACATATTGCTAGATGAGAATTTCAAGGCCAAACTCGCTGATTTTGGTCTCTCAAGATCTTTCCAAGTTAGAGGTGAGTCCTATGATTCGACATTCGTTGCTGGTACTCCTGGATACCTTGATCCCGA ATATTACCCTACAAGTCGGTTAGCTGCGAAGAGTGATGTCTACAGTTATGGGATCGTGTTATTGGAGATGATCACAAACCAGCCCGTGATCTCTGAAAAGTACCACATAACAGAATGGGTTGGCTCTAAGCTTAACCGAGGTGATATTATTGAGATCATGGATCCAAACCTTGGCGGGGTTTATGACTCTAATTCTGCGTGGAGAGCACTTGAGCTGGCAATGTCATGCGCAGACCCTTCTTCCTCGAAACGACCAACCATGTCTCAGGTAATCAACGAGCTAAAAGAGTGTCTTGTGTGTGAAAACTCGAGGATGAGCAAGACTCGAGGCATGGAATATCAAGAAATGAATATTAGCTTGGATACTTCGGTGGTTCCTGGAGCAAGata CCCAATGGGCCAAACAAGCGTCTGTGAATGGCGGCAATTTCTTAACGCGAATCAATCGTCGATCGCTGGAGAAAAGGTCTCACCGCCGGGAACtgctgatgatgaagaagcgCTCTTTTTCTCGCTCGACGGGATCTTTCGCCGTCGTAAACCACCGGAGATTATCATTCTCAGTCGCCGACTCGCCGA
- a CDS encoding Leucine-rich repeat protein kinase family protein (Leucine-rich repeat protein kinase family protein; FUNCTIONS IN: protein serine/threonine kinase activity, protein kinase activity, kinase activity, ATP binding; INVOLVED IN: protein amino acid phosphorylation; LOCATED IN: endomembrane system; EXPRESSED IN: 15 plant structures; EXPRESSED DURING: 7 growth stages; CONTAINS InterPro DOMAIN/s: Protein kinase, ATP binding site (InterPro:IPR017441), Serine/threonine-protein kinase domain (InterPro:IPR002290), Leucine-rich repeat (InterPro:IPR001611), Serine/threonine-protein kinase-like domain (InterPro:IPR017442), Serine/threonine-protein kinase, active site (InterPro:IPR008271), Protein kinase-like domain (InterPro:IPR011009), Protein kinase, catalytic domain (InterPro:IPR000719), Tyrosine-protein kinase, catalytic domain (InterPro:IPR020635); BEST Arabidopsis thaliana protein match is: Leucine-rich repeat protein kinase family protein (TAIR:AT5G59680.1); Has 1807 Blast hits to 1807 proteins in 277 species: Archae - 0; Bacteria - 0; Metazoa - 736; Fungi - 347; Plants - 385; Viruses - 0; Other Eukaryotes - 339 (source: NCBI BLink).) → MDSPCWLLLLLLGAFAIIGCVQAQDQQEFISLDCGLPMTEPSSYTESVTGLRFSSDAEFIQTGESGKIQASMENDYLKPYTRLRYFPEERRNCYSLSVDKNRKYLIRARFIYGNYDGRNSNPIFELHLGPNLWATIDLQKFVNGTMEEILHTPTSNSLNVCLVKTGTTTPLISALELRPLGNNSYLTDGSLNLFVRIYLNKTDGFLRYPDDIYDRRWHNYFMVDDWTQIFTTLEVTNDNNYEPPKKALAAAATPSNASAPLTISWPPDNPGDQYYLYSHFSEIQDLQTNDTREFDILWDGAVVEEGFIPPKLGVTTIHNLSPVTCKGENCIYQLIKTSRSTLPSLLNALEIYTVIQFPRSETNENDVVAVKNIEAAYKLSRIRWQGDPCVPQKYAWDGLNCSNNTDVSKPPRVLSLNLSSSGLTGIIAAAIQNLTHLEKLDLSNNTLTGVVPEFLAQMKSLVIINLSGNNLSGPLPQGLRREGLELLVQGNPRLCLSGSCTEKNSKKKFPVVIVASVASVAIIVAVLVIIFVLSKKKSSTVGALQPPLSMPMVHDNSPEPSIETKKRRFTYSEVIKMTNNFQRVVGEGGFGVVCHGTINGSEQVAVKVLSQSSSQGYKHFKAEVDLLLRVHHTNLVSLVGYCDERDHLALIYEFLPKGDLRQHLSGKSGGSFINWGNRLRIALEAALGLEYLHSGCTPPIVHRDIKTTNILLDEQLKAKLADFGLSRSFPIGGETHISTVVAGTPGYLDPEYYQTTRLGEKSDVYSFGIVLLEIITNQPVIDQSRSKSHISQWVGFELTRGDITKIMDPNLNGDYESRSVWRVLELAMSCANPSSVNRPNMSQVANELKECLVSENLRENMNMDSQNSLKVSMSFDTELFPRAR, encoded by the exons ATGGATAGTCCTTGTTGGCTTTTGCTGCTGCTATTAGGAGCTTTTGCCATTATTGGTTGTGTTCAAGCTCAGGATCAACAAG AGTTTATCAGTTTGGATTGCGGGTTACCCATGACTGAACCGTCTTCTTATACTGAGTCAGTAACCGGACTACGGTTCTCGTCTGATGCTGAATTCATCCAGACTGGTGAAAGTGGTAAAATCCAGGCGAGTATGGAGAATGACTACCTTAAGCCGTACACGAGGCTGAGGTATTTTCCAGAGGAGAGAAGGAACTGCTATAGTTTGAGTGTTGACAAGAACAGGAAATATTTGATCAGGGCTAGGTTCATTTATGGGAATTACGATGGTCGTAACTCTAACCCGATATTTGAACTGCATCTAGGACCTAATCTGTGGGCAACTATAGATTTGCAAAAGTTTGTGAATGGTACAATGGAGGAGATCCTTCACACTCCAACATCAAACTCTTTGAACGTTTGTCTTGTTAAGACAGGGACAACTACACCCTTGATCTCAGCCTTGGAATTACGGCCATTAGGAAATAATTCTTATCTCACAGATGGTTCTTTGAATCTTTTCGTTCGGATATATCTCAACAAGACAGATGGCTTTCTTCg GTACCCGGATGATATTTATGATCGCAGATGGCATAATTACTTTATGGTGGATGATTGGACCCAAATTTTCACCACTCTCGAAGTGACCAATGATAACAATTATGAACCACCAAAAAAGGCTCTTGCAGCGGCTGCCACGCCTTCTAATGCCAGCGCGCCATTGACAATCAGTTGGCCACCAGACAATCCTGGTGACCAATATTACTTGTACAGCCACTTCTCTGAGATACAAGATTTACAGACCAATGATACCAGAGAATTTGACATATTATGGGATGGAGctgttgttgaagaaggttTCATCCCTCCAAAGTTAGGGGTGACTACTATCCATAATCTTTCTCCAGTGACATGCAAAGGAGAAAATTGCATTTACCAGCTAATAAAAACCTCGAGGTCAACTCTTCCTTCTCTACTTAACGCTCTTGAAATCTACACAGTTATCCAATTTCCACGGTcggaaacaaatgaaaatgatg TGGTTGCTGTTAAAAATATCGAAGCTGCCTATAAATTGAGTAGAATCAGGTGGCAAGGAGATCCTTGCGTCCCTCAAAAGTATGCGTGGGATGGTTTGAACTGTAGCAACAACACAGATGTTTCTAAACCTCCAAGAGTATTATCCTT AAATTTGTCTTCGAGCGGTTTAACTGGAATCATTGCGGCCGCAATTCAAAACCTTACACATTTAGAAAAACT GGACTTGTCAAATAACACACTAACTGGAGTGGTGCCGGAATTTCTAGCCCAGATGAAATCGTTGGTGATCAT AAACTTAAGCGGCAACAATCTTAGTGGTCCCCTTCCTCAAGGTCTTCGAAGAGAGGGACTAGAATTACT AGTTCAAGGCAACCCAAGGCTTTGTCTCTCTGGTTCCTGCACAGAAAAAAACTCGAAGAAGAAATTCCCGGTGGTGATTGTTGCATCAGTTGCTTCTGTGGCCATAATTGTTGCTGtgttggttattatttttgttctcaGTAAGAAAAAGTCATCTACTGTGGGAG CTCTACAACCTCCACTGAGTATGCCAATGGTTCATGATAATTCACCTGAACCATCAATCGAGACGAAAAAGAGAAGGTTTACTTATTCAGAGGTTATCAAAATGACGAATAATTTTCAAAGAGTTGTAGGGGAAGGAGGATTCGGTGTTGTTTGTCATGGTACTATAAATGGTTCTGAACAGGTGGCTGTTAAAGTTCTCTCTCAATCATCAAGTCAAGGATATAAGCATTTTAAGGCAGAG GTTGATCTTCTTCTACGAGTTCACCATACAAATTTGGTGAGTCTTGTTGGATATTGCGATGAAAGAGATCACTTGGCTCTCATCTATGAGTTTTTGCCCAAGGGAGACTTAAGACAACATCTATCTG GAAAAAGCGGTGGGTCCTTTATCAACTGGGGTAATCGTCTACGAATAGCTCTGGAGGCTGCACTAG GATTGGAATATCTACATTCTGGATGCACACCACCAATTGTACATAGAGATATAAAAACGACAAACATATTGCTGGACGAACAGTTAAAGGCCAAGCTTGCCGATTTCGGCCTTTCGAGATCTTTCCCTATTGGAGGTGAAACACATATTTCAACTGTGGTTGCTGGTACTCCTGGATACCTTGATCCTGA ATATTACCAGACAACTCGACTGGGTGAGAAGAGCGATGTGTACAGCTTCGGAATTGTGTTATTGGAGATTATCACAAACCAACCTGTGATTGACCAGTCCCGTTCAAAGTCTCACATATCACAATGGGTTGGATTTGAGCTTACCCGAGGAGATATTACTAAGATCATGGATCCAAACCTGAACGGGGATTACGAATCTCGTTCTGTATGGAGAGTTCTTGAACTGGCAATGTCGTGTGCGAATCCTTCTTCTGTGAACCGACCAAACATGTCCCAAGTTGCTAATGAACTGAAAGAATGTCTTGTTTCTGAAAACTTGAGGGAAAATATGAATATGGACTCTCAGAATTCTCTTAAAGTGAGCATGAGCTTTGACACAGAGTTGTTTCCGAGGGCAAGGTAG